The DNA region CGCCGTCTGGATGTCCTGCGGCCGCATCAGGTCCATGACGAAGACGGGGGCGTCCGGCACCGCATAGCGAAGCACCGCGTTCCACAGCACAGCGGGTTCGTGCAGGTGATGCAGCAGGCTGTTGGAGATGAGCGCGTCGTAGCGTTCGCGCGGCGGCGGCTCTTCCGGCAGACGCGCGCAGTGCAGCCGGACTTGTTCCGTCACGCCCGCGGCTTCGAGCTGTTCCCGGCCCGCATCGATCATCACCTGGGAGCCGTCGATGCCTTCCACTTCGCAGCCGGGATAGGCCAGGGCGAAACGGCGGCTGATGTCACCGGGGCCGCAGCCGAGATCCAGTACATGGCCGCTTGCGGCGAAGTTCGGAAACCGCATCCGGAAAGTCTCGACGAAGGCGTTGTGAGGCGCCTCGAAATCGGCCTCGGCATAGGCACGGGCCTGCGCCGGCTCGAGCATCAGCTCGGGTTCGGGCCGGCGCTCCATCACTCCGGCTCCGGCAGCAGATGCTCCCCGGCCATGAGCGCGTCCAGCGTCTCGCGCGCGCGTACCTCGTAGGCGTGATCCTTGTCGACCATGATCTCCGCGGCACGCGGCCGGCTGTTGTAGTTGGAGCTCATGGAAAAACCGTAGGCCCCGGCCGAGCGGATGGCAATCAGGTCGCCCTCGTGCAACTGGAGGGCACGCTGTTTGCCGAGGAAATCACCGGTTTCGCAGACCGGCCCGACCACGTCGTATTCACGCAGGGCCACGTCTTCACGCGGTTTCACCGGCACGATCTCCTGCCAGGCCTCGTACAGCGCGGGACGCATGAGGTCGTTCATCGCCGCATCCACCACGGCGAAGTTCTTGTGTTCGGTGTGCTTGAGGTATTCCACCCGGGTGAGCAGCACGCCGGCATTGGCGGCGATCGCCCGTCCCGGCTCCATGAACAGCTCGTAGGGCGCGTCCTGCAGCCGCTCCTTGATCGCCTGCGCATATTCGGCGGGTGCGGGCGGCTCCTCGTCACGGTAGCGCACGCCCAGGCCGCCGCCGATATCCAGATGCCGGATCGCGATACCCTGCGTCTCCAGCCGCGCGGCCAGGGCCAGCACACGGTCCAGGGCGTCCAGGAACGGACTCAGGCTCTTGAGCTGCGAACCGATGTGACAGTCGATACCGCTGACCTCCAGATTGGGCATCTGCGCGGCCTGCTGGTACACGCGCTCCGCCTCGGCGATGTCGATGCCGAACTTGTTCTCCTTCAGACCGGTGGAGATGTAGGGATGCGTCTGCGCGTCCACGTCCGGGTTCACGCGCAGCGACACCGGAGCCCTGCATCCCGCCTCGCCCGCCACACGGTCCAGGCGTTGCAGTTCCGGAATCGATTCCACGTTGAAGCAGCGGATGCCGACCTCCAGCGCGCGGCGCATTTCGTCCTCGCGCTTGCCGACCCCGGAAAACACCACCTTGCCGGGATCGCCGCCGGCGCGCAGCACGCGCTCCAGCTCGCCGATGGAGACGATGTCGAACCCCGAACCCAGGCGCGCGAGCACGTTCAGCACCGCCAGATTGGAATTGGCCTTCACCGCATAGCAGACCAGGTGCGGGCGCCCGGCAAAGGCCTCGTCGAAGGCATGCCAGTGGCGTTCCAGGGTGGCGCGGGAATAAACGTAAGCCGGCGTGCCGTAGCGGGCCGCGATATCGCTCAGCGCCACGCCTTCGGCGTACAGCTCACCCTCGTAGGGCTGGAAATAATCCATAACTATCCCGACTGACTGTTGGTATGTTGCTCGGGAGGCAGATAAAGCGGGCCCTTCTGGCCGCAAGCGCTCAGCATCGAGCCGACGCCCAGTACGGCGATGACCGCCCACAGTAACCATTGAGCCCAGCAGGGTCGCATATTCGTCTCGTCGCGGCTGTTGAAAGGGCCTCGCAGTATAGCCTCTCGCCCTGACCTCGGGCAGCCCGGCGCTTGCCGCGCCGTGACCCGCTGGCTACTGTAGGCAACACCATGATGCCGCAGTCCTCCCAATGGATCGTCGCCCTGTTCGCTCTGATCGGGGCCCTGCTGCTGCTCGCCGGCCTGCGCGGCCTGCGGCGGCGACGTGCCCTGCGCGGTACGGGCGCCCTGCTGGGCGGGGGGCTGTTCATCGCCCTCGCGGCACTGGTCGCCTCCCTGCTGGCCAACGTCTACACCTACCAGCGCCTGACCTACGAACAACCTGTGGCGACACTGGTTTTCACGCGCCTGGCGCCCGCCGACTATCAGGTCCTGATGCGCCGTCCCGACGGCCAGACACGTCTGCTCGAACTGCATGGCGACGAATGGGAGCTGTCGGCACGCGTGCTGCGCTGGAAGGGTTGGGCCAACCTGCTGGGGCTGGATGCCCGCTATCGCCTGGACCGTCTCAACAGCCGTTACCGTGATCTGACCCAGGCGCGCACCATGCCACCCAGCGTCTACGATCTCGCCGATGCACGGGGACTGGATCTGTGGCGGGTCGCGCGGCGCTACCCGGCCTTGTTCGGCTGGGTCGACACCGTTTACGGCAGCGCCACCTACCTGCCCATGGCGGACGGCGCCCGTTTCGAGGTCATGCTCACCCAGACCGGCCTCGCCGCCCGCCCCGCCAACGAACAGGCGCGGCAGGCCGTGGCAAACTGGCACTGATGCGCCTGCGTACCAACATCTTTCTCTGGGTCTCCCTGGCCACGGTCGTGCCGCTGACCCTGATCGCCCTGGGCGCCACCGCCTACAGCGAACACATTCACCGCGGCGACCTTGACAGGCAGATCGCGGCCAACCTCAACAGCATGGTGGTCGAGATCGACCGGCGCCTTGGCTACGAACGCGAGGTGATCGCCGCGCTCGCGGTCTCCCCGCCCATGCAGGAATACATGCCCGTCCTACTGGCCGCGCGCGAACACCGCCGTGCCCCGGACTTCGCCCTGCGCACCTCGCGCTTCACCGGTTTTCTGGAGGAGCTCCAGTCGGTCCTGCTCGAGAACGGCAGTATCCGCGTGCTGGACCCTCAGGGCGACACCCTGGTAAAGGTCCGCAACAGCCGACGCACGCCGGCCTCCTTCAGCGGACTCAATCCGTATCCCTATGCCGAACCGGAGCTGCACGACGACTTCCTGCTCGCCGAACTGCAGGCGCTCCCCGAGGGCGAGGTGAGCTACCTGTCCCTGCCGCCCAGTCTCAATGACTTCGGCTCCACCGGCCTGCCGCCGATGCAGGATGCGGCCGTCCCCCTGCCCGGCCCTCACGGCATGACGACCGGTTATCTGCTGGTGAATTCGCTGGGCACCCACATCGCGCGCATCCTGGAGCTGGCACCACGCATGTTCAACGGCAAGCTGCTCATCGTCGAACTCAACCCCGAGACGCCCTCGCGCGACCGGCTGATTCTTTACGACGAGTCCCGCGGCATCCTGTTCAACACGCCCAAGGACCCCGACAAGAAGCTGACGGGCGCCTTCGGCGAACAGCTGCTGCATGCGGACAACCAATCCCCTTACGGCGTGTTCACCACCCGCAACGGCAAGTCCCGCGTCTATTACACCGAGTATCTGCCTTACCCGAACAAGCTGGTCACCTGGCTGATCGCCACCCGCATCGACTCCCAGGAGATCACCGCGCCGTTTCACCGCATCCGGCTGGGTATCTTCCTGTTCGCGGCGATCGCCCTGGTGCTGACGCTGGTGCTGACCCACCTCGGTGCGCGCCGCATCGCGGAACCCATCACCCAACTGGCGGAAAATCTCAAGGCCTATGCGCGCGGCAAGCGCGTCGCGCTGCCGGATCAATACACGCCGAGCGAGATCCGCGAGCTGAAGGATTCATTCGAATATATGGCGGATACGATGGAACGGGCCCAGGCCGAACGGGATCACGCCGAAAAGATGATGTTGCAGTCGGCCAAACTCGCCTCCATCGGTGAAATGGCCGCCGGCATCGGACACGAGATCAACAATCCGCTGAACAACATCCTCACCCTGACCAAACTCATGCGCCGCCAGGTGCAGGGTGGCGACCTCGCCAACGACCTCAATTCACTCAACGAAGAAGCGCATCGCGCCTCGGAGATCATTAAAGGCATCCTCAACTTCGCCCGTCAGCTGCCGCCGCAATACACGCGCATCCACGTTCCTTCCTGGGTCGATGAGAGCATTGCCCTGGTCAGCCAGGAAGCCAAACGCCGCGGCATACAGATCGACACCGAAACCGACGACGGTTTGATCATCGAAGGCGATGCGCGTCAGCTGCAGCAGGTGCTGGTCAACCTGCTGCTCAATGCGATTCAGGCCAGCGATCGTGGCGACCACGTCGTCGTCAAGGCGCGCCAGCACGACGCGTCTCACGCCATGCTCTGTGTCTGCGACGAAGGCAGCGGCGTCGAATCAGCCGTGATGGAAAAACTGTTCGATCCCTTCTTCACCACCAAGCCTATCGGGCAGGGCAGCGGCCTCGGCCTGTCGGTCAGCCTGGGCATCGTGGAGCATCATGGCGGTAAAATAACCGCCGAGAACAACGAGCGCGGCGGCCTCACCGTGAATGTGATCCTCCCGCTCAAACGCAGCACCGACCACAACGCATGACCCATATCCCCCGTATCCTGTTCGTCGACGACGACCCCAAGTCGGGCGAGCTGTTCGCCCGCTTCGCCCAGGGGTCGGCGTTCAGTGTCGACGTACATCGCGACCCGGAACAGGCCCTGGCGGATTTCCGCAATCATGGGGCGGACCTCATCATCAGCGATCTCAGCATGCCCGGCATCACCGGCATGGATCTGCTGCGCGAGGTGCGCGCGCAGGACCCCCAGGTGCCTTTCATCATCATCACCGGCTATTCCACGGTGGATAACGCCATCGAGGCCCTGCGCCTGGGCGCGACCGATTTCATCAAAAAGCCCTACGAAGTCGAGGAACTGCTGCTGCAGGCGGAACGCAACCTGGAAAACGCCCGCCTGCGCGCCGAAAACCTCCTGTTGCGCCGGCAGGTGCGCGACGCCCAGCTCCGCTACCGACTGATCGGCCAGAGCGGCGCCATGCAGCAGGTCTACCGCCTGATCGAAAAGATCGCCGACATCCGCTGCAACGTCATCATCGAGGGCGAATCCGGCACCGGCAAGGAGCTGGTCGCCCGCGCCATCCACGACCAGGGGTCGGACGCCAGCCAGCCCTTCGTGGTCATCGACTGCGGGGCGCTGACCGACACCCTGCTCGAAAGCGAACTGTTCGGGCATGAAAAAGGGGCCTTCACAGGTGCCACCCAGACCAAGGCGGGCCTGCTGGAGGCCGCCAGCGGGGGCACGGTATTCCTGGACGAGATATGCAACATCTCGGACGCCATGCAGACCAAACTGTTG from Gammaproteobacteria bacterium includes:
- a CDS encoding class I SAM-dependent methyltransferase, whose protein sequence is MERRPEPELMLEPAQARAYAEADFEAPHNAFVETFRMRFPNFAASGHVLDLGCGPGDISRRFALAYPGCEVEGIDGSQVMIDAGREQLEAAGVTEQVRLHCARLPEEPPPRERYDALISNSLLHHLHEPAVLWNAVLRYAVPDAPVFVMDLMRPQDIQTAQSLMEQYAAGEPEVLRHDFYHSLLAAFRPEEVREQIDRAGLEGLEVEVISDRHLIVWGRVSG
- the lysA gene encoding diaminopimelate decarboxylase; protein product: MDYFQPYEGELYAEGVALSDIAARYGTPAYVYSRATLERHWHAFDEAFAGRPHLVCYAVKANSNLAVLNVLARLGSGFDIVSIGELERVLRAGGDPGKVVFSGVGKREDEMRRALEVGIRCFNVESIPELQRLDRVAGEAGCRAPVSLRVNPDVDAQTHPYISTGLKENKFGIDIAEAERVYQQAAQMPNLEVSGIDCHIGSQLKSLSPFLDALDRVLALAARLETQGIAIRHLDIGGGLGVRYRDEEPPAPAEYAQAIKERLQDAPYELFMEPGRAIAANAGVLLTRVEYLKHTEHKNFAVVDAAMNDLMRPALYEAWQEIVPVKPREDVALREYDVVGPVCETGDFLGKQRALQLHEGDLIAIRSAGAYGFSMSSNYNSRPRAAEIMVDKDHAYEVRARETLDALMAGEHLLPEPE
- a CDS encoding lipoprotein codes for the protein MRPCWAQWLLWAVIAVLGVGSMLSACGQKGPLYLPPEQHTNSQSG
- a CDS encoding HAMP domain-containing sensor histidine kinase, producing the protein MRLRTNIFLWVSLATVVPLTLIALGATAYSEHIHRGDLDRQIAANLNSMVVEIDRRLGYEREVIAALAVSPPMQEYMPVLLAAREHRRAPDFALRTSRFTGFLEELQSVLLENGSIRVLDPQGDTLVKVRNSRRTPASFSGLNPYPYAEPELHDDFLLAELQALPEGEVSYLSLPPSLNDFGSTGLPPMQDAAVPLPGPHGMTTGYLLVNSLGTHIARILELAPRMFNGKLLIVELNPETPSRDRLILYDESRGILFNTPKDPDKKLTGAFGEQLLHADNQSPYGVFTTRNGKSRVYYTEYLPYPNKLVTWLIATRIDSQEITAPFHRIRLGIFLFAAIALVLTLVLTHLGARRIAEPITQLAENLKAYARGKRVALPDQYTPSEIRELKDSFEYMADTMERAQAERDHAEKMMLQSAKLASIGEMAAGIGHEINNPLNNILTLTKLMRRQVQGGDLANDLNSLNEEAHRASEIIKGILNFARQLPPQYTRIHVPSWVDESIALVSQEAKRRGIQIDTETDDGLIIEGDARQLQQVLVNLLLNAIQASDRGDHVVVKARQHDASHAMLCVCDEGSGVESAVMEKLFDPFFTTKPIGQGSGLGLSVSLGIVEHHGGKITAENNERGGLTVNVILPLKRSTDHNA